A stretch of DNA from Mycolicibacterium celeriflavum:
GCGTGGTCGACGGGATCCTTCGGGCTTTTCATCGGTACTCCTCTCTCGGCATACCTCCGCCCGGTGGTGGGCTACTGACAACGGTAGAACTACCCGACTGCGCTGAGGCAGAAACGGGCGGAGGGCGGAACATCACTGGTAGGGCGGATACTGACCGGCCTGCAGGGCTCTTGCGAGATGAGCAGCGTTGCGGGCCAGCGCGGCGGTCGTCGACGCGACCGGTTCGGGCACCTCGTCGAGTTCCTTGTAGTCCTTGCTGTGCATCGCCTCACCCGTCCAGTAGGTGCCGCCCTGGGCCGGGATGCTGTAGCCGATGTCGTTGAGCCCTTGGAAGCAGTCGGCGATCACCTTGTGCGCCCCGTCCTCGTTGCCGACGACGCCGACGACGGCGACCTTGCCCAGCATGACCGGCCGGCCCGCATCGTCGGTGTTCGACAGTTCGGCGTCGAGGCGCTCGAGTACCCGCTGGGTGACGCTGCTGGGATGGCCGAGCCAGATCGGCGTGGACAACACCAGGATGTCGGCGCGCAGCAGTTTGTCGCGGATCTGCGGCCACTCGTCGCCGTCGCCCATGTCGGCCTCGACGCCGGGCGCGATCGCATGGTCGACGCACCGAACCGACTCCGTCTTGACGCCCGCTTGGCGCAGGTTGTCGCAGATGTGCTCGGCCATCAGCGCGCTGCTCGACTCGGCCGGGCTGGGCTTGAGGCTGCACACCAGCGCGACGGCGGTGAGCGGGCGGTCGGACTTGGCCGGCGTGCTCATCCGCCGAACACCGCGGTTCCGGCGAGGACGGGCGTGCTGGTCGTCACGACCAGCAGCATCGCCGTCAGCAGCAACCAACCCGCGGCGAGCCAGGACCACGACATCTCGCACCGGCGCCAGGTTTGATGGCTGCGCAATAACCCGCGCAGTCCACCGGCCAACAGGACGGCGGGAGCCGCGAGCGCCAGCACCGTCCGCTGCGGCGCCCCGCAGGCCACACTGTCGGCTGTCGCACCCTGGCACGTGCTGACCCAGACCACGGCGGCGAAAAGCAGGACTGCGCCTGCGACCAAAATGCCGATCGCGAACCGCACCGCGTCGCGGGTCCCGGTTTCGGCACTCCTCAACTCAGTAGGACCGTGATACACGACAGAACTCTCCCCGGATTTGCTGCTGGGCCAGCGTTGATGTGTTGTGGCGCAGAATTCCCGGCCGGCTCGCTCGATAAACCTCAGGTTCGAACGCGGTTGTGTGCGGTCAGCAGCAACCTGTCGTAGGTGGAGCGCGGCGGCAACTCCTCTTCGTAGGTCAGCCCGAGGAAGTCCTGGGCGATTTGCTCGGCCAGCAGCCGCAGTTTGGTGTTGGTCTCTTGTGACCGCCACCTGAGCAGTTCGAACGCCGATTCGGCGGAGATCCGGTAGATCAGCATCAGCATGCCCTTGGTCTGCTCGATCGGGCCGCGGGCCTCGGCGATCTCGGTGACCGCCGCGCTGAGGATCTTGTTCTGGTTATCGAGCGTCGACGGAGTGACGTCGACATAGAACCCGTGGGTGCCGACCACCCGGTCGCTTTCGTCGAAAAGCTGGTCGCCGACCACCACGACATGGTGCACCTCGCCCTGGGTGTCGATGATCCGGTGCCGGGTGGAGAACGCACCCGACGTGCGGCGGATCTCGTCCAAAGTCGCGGCCACCTGGCGATAGTCCTCGGGGTGCTTGTGGGACAGCACGAGTTCGGTCGTCGGTTCGACGGTGCCCGGCTCGTAGCCGTGCATCCTCTCGACTTGCGGTGACCACTCCCACCGTTCGTCGGCGAAGTAGAACCGGAACCAGCCGACGCGGTGCGGATCACCGCCGGCAAGAGCTTGCTCGACGGGTGTCTGGCCGCCGGAATCAACCAGCTCATCGGTCATGATCGAAGGTTAGCTCGGCTTAACCTGCCGGTGTGTCGCGGCACGTCGAGCCTTCGTTTTTCGGACGACACTGGATTCGAGGCAACGCGTGGGCCGAGCGATGTCGCAGGATCGTCCTACCATCCATCGCGTGATGCGCAAGGTCTACCTGGCGGCGGCGACGACGGCGGGCCTCGGTGCGTGGCTCCTCGGGGCCGCCCCGGAGTGGAGTACGGCGCTGGGTTTGCTCGCGCCGCTCCTGCTCGTCGCCGCCCCACGCTTTCTCGCAGGAACGCTCGCCGGTGCCATGACACCCGGACCACGGGAAGACGTCACCGCGGCGATGTCGGGCGCCGAGTTCGAGGACTACGTCGCACGGGTGGCCCGATCCTGCGGGGCGCCGGTGATGATGACCGCGATCACCGGCGACTGGGGCGTCGACATCATCGTCGGCAAGCGCCCCAATCGCATTGCCATTCAGTGCAAACGCCAGTCCCGGCCGGTCGGGGCGAGCGCCGTGCAGGAAGTGGTGGCGGGTGCGCCGATGCAGGACTGCACCGTGACGATGGTCGTCACAAACCACGGATTCACAACCGCCGCACGCAAACTCGCGGAGCTGCACGGATGTGAGCTGGTCGGCGGCGCCGACCTCACGCGGTTGCGATCGACGATCCGGCGGCTGCTCGAGCCCTCGGTGCCGCCGAAGGTCGGCTGAGCGTCGCGCACCGCCCGGGGTTACCTCCCCACGTCGAGCTGTTTCGGTGGCTCACATCCGATACCCGCGCACACCGCGCGAGGTAAGCCGGCGTGAGATTCGTATACGTGGGTAATTGAAGCCTGGACACAGGAGAGGAACGACCCATGGGTTTCCCGGAACAGCAGCAGAAAATGCCCGGCGTACAGGCGCAGATGAACCCCGTTCCCGATTGCGGTGAGAACAGCTATCGCGGTTCGGGAAAGTTGACCGGTAAGCGAGCGGTCATCACAGGAGGTGACAGCGGCATCGGCCGCGCCGTCGCTATCGCGTTCGCCCGCGAGGGTGCGGACGTCCTCATCGCATACCTCAACGAAGACGAGGATGCCCAAGCGGTCGGGCGGATCGTCGAGGAAGCCGGGCGCAGATGCGTGTTGGTATCCGGCGATCTCTCCGACCAGGAGCATTGCCGATCGGTGATCGACCGGGCCGTCGAAGAATTCGGCGGCATAGACGTGTTGGTGAACAATGCCGCGTATCAGATGACCCACCAGAGCCTCGACGAAATCAGCGAAGAGGAGTGGGATTACACCTTCAAGCTCAACATCGGCGCCTACTTCCATCTGGCCAAGGCGGCCGTGCCCCACATGGGTCCCGGTTCGTCGATCATTGGCAGCTCGTCGGTGAATTCCGACATGCCCAATCCGACCTTGGCGCCGTACGCAGCCACCAAGGCGGCGATCGCCAACTTCTCGGCCAGCCTCGCGGAATTGTTGGGTGACAAAGGAATCCGAGTCAACAGCGTGGCTCCCGGACCCATATGGACTCCGCTGATCCCGTCAAGCATGCCGGCAGAAAAGGTGGCGTCGTTCGGGGAGAACACACCGCTGGGACGTGCCGGGCAGCCGGCCGAACTCGCACCAGTTTATGTTCTGCTCGCCTCCGACGACGGCAGTTATGTCTCGGGGGCGCGAATCGCGGTTACCGGCGGCCGGCCCATCCTCTGAGCGGCGACGTGCCGACGTCACCCCACCGATTCATGTTCGCGAGCGGTCGACGGCTGTGACGGCGCAAGGCGCAACGCCACCAGGCCCAAGATCGCGACGGTCAGCGCCGGGGCCCCGAACAGCACGATGGCCAGGAGAAGACCGGTGACCGATCCGCTCAGCGCGGTGGCGAAGGTAAACGCGGCGACAACCAAGCTCACGACGCAGGTGACCACCGCGATGACCGTGCCGATCGCGAGGCTGCGCGCCAATCCGTAGTAACGGAAGCTGGTGGCAACCAACACCCCGATCGTCGGAACGCCCAGGGTGGCCGCGGCCAACCAGAGCCCCTCCGACGTGCCCAGCTGACGGGACGCCGGCATCACCAGTACGGCGGCCAGCACCGCGGCGGCCAGCACACCCGCAACCGCGATACGGCGTGAATTCGTCTGTCGCATAGTGGATGGGTTCCCAACGAGCTCGAAGAAAAACCGGCTGTTAGACATGTGTTCACTAGGATGGGGTCATGGCCGAGCCCCGCCGGCGCCTCTCGCCCGCCGACCGACGCAAGGAGCTGCTGACGCTCGGCGCCGAGGTGTTCGGACAGCGGCCCTATGACGAGGTCCGCGTCGACGAGATCGCGGAGCGGGCCGGGGTGTCACGGGCGCTGATGTACCACTACTTTCCCGACAAACGCGCGTTCTTCGCCGCTGTGGTGCGGGCAGAGGGTGAGCGACTGTTCGAAGCCACCAACACGCCGCCGCGGCCGGGTCAGAGCCTGTTCGACCAGTTGCGCGAGGGCGTGCTGGCCTATCTGCGCTACGACGAGGAATACCCCCACGGCGCGTGGGCGGCGTACGTGGGTATGGGCCGCTCGGACCCGGTGCTGCGCGGCATCGAGGACATCGACACCGACCGCCAGGCCGACCGGATCCTCGCGCGGATCCACGCCGCGACCGGCCACGAGCTGGACTCCAAGGTGGATCGCGACCTGCGAATCACCGTCTACGGCTGGTTGGCGTTCACCTTCGAGATGTGCAGGCAGCGGCTGATCGACCCGTCGATCGATGCCGGCCAGGTCGCCGACGCGTGCGCGCACGGCCTGCTCGACGCGATCGGCCGCGTCCCGGGCATCCCTCCTGAGCTGCACGAAGCGGTGTCGCCGGACCGCCGCTGAACAGTGATTTCGGTGCGCTACTGATCGCTCAGCGATATGTCCTGTTTCGGGACATCGCTGACAGGTGTATGTCTCGGGACATCGCTGACACCTGAGTAAGGGCCTGGCCAGGATGGTTCATGGCCCAGAAGGTGACGGCGATGGACATTCTTGTTGCGACGGCATTTGGACAGATCCGCAACGTGTCGCAGTTCTGCCGCGATCAGCAGATCAGCCGGCAGACGTTCTACAAGTGGCGCCGCCGCTTCGGTGAGGACGGTCTGGACGGGCTCGAGGAGCGCTCGCGCCGGCCCATATCCTCGCCGGGTCAGACCGCGGCCGAGGTCGAAGAAGCGGTGCTGCGCAAACGCAAACAGCTGCTCGAAGCTGGTCTTGATCACGGTCCACAGTCGATCGTGTGGACCCTGCAACGCGAAAAGCACCCACAGGTGCCGTCGCGGGCGACGGTGTGGCGGATTCTGACCCGCCATGGGGTGATCGTCGCTCAGCCCCAGAAGCGGCCCAAATCGGCGACAAAACGGTTTTGCTTCACCCGGCCAACGACTGCTGGCAGTCCGACTGGACACAATGGATGCTCGCCGATGGCACCGCTGTGGCTATCGCTGGCACCCTGGACGACCATTCCCGGTACCTGCCCGCGCTGGCGGCCGACATCGGGCACGGCACCGCCGAGTTGGTGTGGTCGACGATGTTGGCCGGTATCACCGAATGTGGTGTCCCAGCAATGTCATTGACCGATAACGGGATCGTCTACACCGGCCGACGCAAAGGATATGAGGCGTCGTTCGAGGCTAACCTTCGCGCTCTGGGGACACGCACCATCAACTCAACCCCGTTTCATCCGCAGACCTGCGGCAAGATCGAACGGTTCTGGCAGACGCTGAAGAAATGGCTACGCGCGCGCCCTGCCCCGGCCACCATCGACGAGCTCAACGAGCTGCTCAACCAGTTCCGCGAGTTCTACAACTACCACCGCCCCCACCGCGCCCTGCGCGGGGCCACACCGGCCCAAGCGTTCAACGCCACCGCCAAAGCCCACCCCGCCCAACACGCGATGCCAGCACCGGTCTTCGTCAGCCGCCACAGCGTTGATGAACAGTCCGGCAACCTCCACGTCAAGCCTTACCGCATCGGAATCGGTCTGCGCTGGGCCGGACACAGCTGCGACGTCATCCGACAAGGCGATCACATCGCCATCTTCAGCGGCACCACCCTGATCCGAGAACTCACCGCCGACCCCACCCGCTACCACCAGCGGTGCGCACCCAACACACGGACCTACCGCACCCGCGAACCAAAACCGTCATCATGAGTGTCAGCGATGTCCCGAGACATATCTGTCAGCGATGTCCCGAGACACCACACATCGCTCAGCGATACCTAGCGCGCCCAAATCGCAAAATAGTTGTCGGTGCCGGGGTGCACCATTGATGTCGATGAGCACATCTCCCCTCGCCCGGTTCAGTGACCTGACCCGGGAGTGGTTCACCGGCACGTTCGCCGAGCCGACGCCTGCGCAGGCGCAGGCCTGGTCGGCGATCGCCGACGGCGACAACACGCTGGTCATCGCGCCGACGGGGTCGGGCAAGACGCTGGCGGCGTTCCTGTGGGCGATCGATCAGTTGGCCGACGGCGAACCGCGGCCCGCCGGAGCAGGCAGCCGGGTGCTCTATGTCTCGCCGCTCAAGGCGCTGGCCGTCGACGTCGAGCGCAACCTGCGTACACCGCTGACCGGCATCGCGCGCATAGCCGAACGGCGCGGGGTAGCCGCTCCGCAGATCAGCGTCGGCGTGCGCTCGGGCGACACGTCACCCGCTCAGCGCCGCGACCTGATCGCCCGGCCGCCCGACATCCTGATCACCACGCCGGAGTCGCTGTTTCTGATGCTGACGTCCGCGGCGCGCGACACCCTGACCGATGTCCAGACCGTCATCGTCGACGAGGTGCACGCCGTCGCGGCCACCAAGCGCGGCGCCCACCTCGCGCTGTCGCTCGAGCGCCTCGACCAACTCCGCGACACGCCTGCCCAGCGAATCGGGCTGTCGGCGACCGTGCGCCCGCCCGAAGAGGTGGCGCGGTTCCTGTCGGGGCAGGCCCGCACGACGATCGTGGCGCCGCCGGCAGCCAAGACGTTCGACCTGTCGGTCCAGGTGCCGGTGCCCGACATGGCGAACCTCGAGAACAACACCATCTGGCCGGACGTCGAGGAACGCATCGTCGATCTGATCGAGTCACACAACTCGTCGATCGTGTTCGCCAACTCCCGGCGGCTCGCGGAACGACTGACGTCGCGGCTCAACGAAATCCACGCCGAGCGCAGCGGGGTCGACCTGGAGACCGGCCCCAACCCGCAAGTCGGAGGCGGAGCGCCGGCCCAGCTGATGGCCAGCGGTGCCGCCTTGGGTGCGCCGACGTTGTTGGCCCGCGCGCACCACGGTTCGGTCAGCAAGGAGCAGCGCGCCATCGTCGAGGACGACCTCAAGAGCGGCAGGCTCAAGGCCGTCGTCGCGACGTCGAGCCTG
This window harbors:
- a CDS encoding TetR/AcrR family transcriptional regulator — protein: MAEPRRRLSPADRRKELLTLGAEVFGQRPYDEVRVDEIAERAGVSRALMYHYFPDKRAFFAAVVRAEGERLFEATNTPPRPGQSLFDQLREGVLAYLRYDEEYPHGAWAAYVGMGRSDPVLRGIEDIDTDRQADRILARIHAATGHELDSKVDRDLRITVYGWLAFTFEMCRQRLIDPSIDAGQVADACAHGLLDAIGRVPGIPPELHEAVSPDRR
- a CDS encoding flavodoxin family protein, translating into MSTPAKSDRPLTAVALVCSLKPSPAESSSALMAEHICDNLRQAGVKTESVRCVDHAIAPGVEADMGDGDEWPQIRDKLLRADILVLSTPIWLGHPSSVTQRVLERLDAELSNTDDAGRPVMLGKVAVVGVVGNEDGAHKVIADCFQGLNDIGYSIPAQGGTYWTGEAMHSKDYKELDEVPEPVASTTAALARNAAHLARALQAGQYPPYQ
- a CDS encoding PAS and ANTAR domain-containing protein translates to MTDELVDSGGQTPVEQALAGGDPHRVGWFRFYFADERWEWSPQVERMHGYEPGTVEPTTELVLSHKHPEDYRQVAATLDEIRRTSGAFSTRHRIIDTQGEVHHVVVVGDQLFDESDRVVGTHGFYVDVTPSTLDNQNKILSAAVTEIAEARGPIEQTKGMLMLIYRISAESAFELLRWRSQETNTKLRLLAEQIAQDFLGLTYEEELPPRSTYDRLLLTAHNRVRT
- a CDS encoding integrase core domain-containing protein, whose translation is MLHPANDCWQSDWTQWMLADGTAVAIAGTLDDHSRYLPALAADIGHGTAELVWSTMLAGITECGVPAMSLTDNGIVYTGRRKGYEASFEANLRALGTRTINSTPFHPQTCGKIERFWQTLKKWLRARPAPATIDELNELLNQFREFYNYHRPHRALRGATPAQAFNATAKAHPAQHAMPAPVFVSRHSVDEQSGNLHVKPYRIGIGLRWAGHSCDVIRQGDHIAIFSGTTLIRELTADPTRYHQRCAPNTRTYRTREPKPSS
- a CDS encoding glucose 1-dehydrogenase, encoding MGFPEQQQKMPGVQAQMNPVPDCGENSYRGSGKLTGKRAVITGGDSGIGRAVAIAFAREGADVLIAYLNEDEDAQAVGRIVEEAGRRCVLVSGDLSDQEHCRSVIDRAVEEFGGIDVLVNNAAYQMTHQSLDEISEEEWDYTFKLNIGAYFHLAKAAVPHMGPGSSIIGSSSVNSDMPNPTLAPYAATKAAIANFSASLAELLGDKGIRVNSVAPGPIWTPLIPSSMPAEKVASFGENTPLGRAGQPAELAPVYVLLASDDGSYVSGARIAVTGGRPIL
- a CDS encoding restriction endonuclease, encoding MRKVYLAAATTAGLGAWLLGAAPEWSTALGLLAPLLLVAAPRFLAGTLAGAMTPGPREDVTAAMSGAEFEDYVARVARSCGAPVMMTAITGDWGVDIIVGKRPNRIAIQCKRQSRPVGASAVQEVVAGAPMQDCTVTMVVTNHGFTTAARKLAELHGCELVGGADLTRLRSTIRRLLEPSVPPKVG